The proteins below come from a single Fodinicola acaciae genomic window:
- a CDS encoding DoxX family protein has product MSATASIQPVKRGRVLTIVLWVAQVLFAALFIFVAMPKLLGDPTAVASFDSTGLGDWFRYLTGACELAGGIAILVPRLCGPASIALTALMVCATLANLFLIPGMASAAPVTIVLAILVGLVAWGRWPHTVAFYRMVVKR; this is encoded by the coding sequence ATGAGCGCCACCGCCAGCATCCAGCCCGTCAAGCGCGGCCGCGTCCTGACCATCGTCCTGTGGGTCGCGCAGGTGCTTTTCGCCGCGCTGTTCATCTTCGTCGCGATGCCGAAACTGCTCGGCGACCCGACCGCCGTCGCGAGCTTCGACTCCACCGGCCTCGGCGACTGGTTTCGCTATCTGACCGGTGCCTGCGAGCTGGCCGGTGGCATCGCGATCCTGGTGCCGCGGCTGTGCGGTCCGGCCTCGATCGCGCTGACCGCGCTGATGGTCTGCGCGACGCTGGCCAACCTGTTCCTGATCCCCGGCATGGCCTCGGCCGCTCCGGTGACGATCGTGCTGGCCATCCTGGTCGGTCTGGTGGCGTGGGGCCGCTGGCCGCACACCGTCGCCTTCTATCGGATGGTCGTCAAACGGTAA
- a CDS encoding fumarylacetoacetate hydrolase family protein, translating into MDPVSAALGTRPGVIVAVHVNYRGRAAQRGRTPTQPSYFLKPTSSLSATDQPLVRPKGCELLGFEGEIALVIGSEVHRATPEEAWQAVRWVTAGNDAGVYDMRYADRGSNVRSKGGDGFTPLGVDLLPADGLDPGRLWIRTYLNGEIVQDDTTEGIFFSFGQLVADLSEMLTLRPGDVILTGTPAGASVAQPGDVIEVEVGSLDDPSLTTGRLRNPVVAGDEPIGRYGAPPKADDATRAEAYGQPKRALSADVREQLASVSVATLSSQLRKRGLNAVSIDGVHPLRPGSKVVGTARTLRYLPVREDVFESRGAGFNAQKQAIEAVGPGDVLVMEARGEHGSGTIGDILALRAHVRGAVGIVTDGGARDVATLSTLDIPVFAGVAHPAVLGRKHVPWESDVAIGCGGALVEPGDVIVGDDDGVLVIPLAIAAEVAADAVEQERQERFIVEQVRAGHPINGLYPLGKEWKPAYEKWVEK; encoded by the coding sequence ATGGATCCGGTCAGCGCGGCGCTGGGTACGCGGCCCGGCGTGATCGTCGCGGTTCACGTCAACTACCGCGGCCGAGCCGCGCAGCGCGGCCGTACGCCGACGCAACCGTCGTACTTCCTGAAGCCGACATCGTCACTCAGCGCGACCGACCAGCCGCTCGTACGTCCGAAAGGCTGCGAGCTGCTCGGCTTCGAGGGCGAGATCGCGCTGGTCATCGGCTCGGAAGTGCATCGAGCGACGCCGGAGGAGGCTTGGCAGGCCGTACGGTGGGTCACCGCCGGCAACGACGCCGGCGTCTACGACATGCGCTATGCCGACCGCGGCTCCAACGTACGGTCCAAAGGCGGCGACGGCTTCACCCCGCTCGGCGTCGACCTGCTGCCGGCCGACGGGCTCGACCCCGGCCGGCTGTGGATCCGGACATATCTCAACGGCGAGATCGTCCAGGACGACACGACCGAAGGCATCTTCTTCAGCTTCGGCCAGTTGGTCGCCGACCTGTCCGAGATGCTGACGCTGCGGCCCGGCGACGTGATTCTCACCGGTACGCCGGCCGGCGCGAGCGTGGCGCAGCCCGGCGACGTGATCGAGGTCGAGGTCGGCAGCCTCGACGATCCGTCGCTGACGACCGGCCGGCTGCGCAATCCGGTCGTCGCGGGCGACGAGCCGATCGGCCGCTACGGCGCGCCGCCGAAGGCCGATGACGCGACGCGCGCCGAGGCATACGGACAGCCGAAACGCGCGCTCTCGGCGGACGTACGCGAGCAGCTGGCGTCGGTCAGCGTCGCGACTTTGAGTTCTCAGCTGCGAAAACGCGGCCTCAATGCGGTGTCGATCGACGGCGTACACCCGCTCAGGCCGGGCAGCAAGGTCGTCGGCACCGCTCGTACGCTGCGCTATCTGCCGGTGCGCGAGGACGTGTTCGAGTCGCGCGGCGCCGGTTTCAACGCGCAAAAGCAGGCGATCGAGGCGGTCGGACCCGGCGACGTGCTGGTCATGGAGGCGCGCGGCGAGCATGGATCCGGCACGATCGGCGACATTCTGGCGTTGCGGGCGCACGTACGCGGCGCGGTCGGCATCGTGACCGACGGCGGTGCGCGCGACGTGGCGACTCTGTCCACATTGGACATTCCAGTTTTCGCCGGCGTGGCGCATCCGGCGGTGCTGGGACGGAAGCACGTGCCGTGGGAGAGCGACGTGGCGATCGGCTGCGGCGGCGCGCTGGTCGAGCCGGGCGACGTGATCGTCGGCGACGACGACGGGGTTTTGGTGATACCGCTGGCGATCGCCGCCGAGGTGGCCGCCGACGCGGTCGAGCAGGAGCGGCAGGAGCGGTTCATCGTCGAGCAGGTGCGTGCCGGCCATCCGATCAACGGCCTCTATCCACTCGGCAAGGAGTGGAAGCCGGCGTACGAGAAGTGGGTGGAAAAGTGA
- the hpaE gene encoding 5-carboxymethyl-2-hydroxymuconate semialdehyde dehydrogenase: MTPENLPKFLPHFIGGEEVESLSGETFDVADPVSNQPYATAAAGQKADIDRAVRAARDAFVGGPWPSMTARARARVLNNIADAVEAQGDRLAALETFDTGLPITQALGQARRAAENFRFFADLIVVLDENAYRVPGAQLNYVVRKPVGVAGLITPWNTPFMLESWKLAPALASGCTVVLKPAEFTPLSASLWGKIFADAGLPTGVFNLVNGIGEQAGQALVEHPGVPRISFTGETTTGQVIMRTAADNLKGLSMELGGKSPVVVFADADLDAAIDSSLFGVFSLNGERCTAGSRILVERSIYDDFVSRYAARAEKIAVGSPADRATEVGALVHPEHYAKVMSYVEIGKTEARLVAGGSRPAHLPDGNYLSPTVFADVPPTARIFQEEIFGPVVAITPFDTDEEAISLANDVKYGLAGYVWTESLRRAHRVSSSIDAGMVWVNSHNIRDLRTPFGGVKASGVGHEGGHRSIDFYTHEQIIHLATGDVHTPRFGGK; this comes from the coding sequence ATGACACCGGAAAACCTGCCGAAGTTCCTGCCGCATTTCATCGGTGGCGAGGAGGTCGAGAGCCTGTCCGGTGAGACCTTCGACGTGGCCGATCCGGTCAGCAACCAGCCCTACGCGACGGCCGCCGCCGGCCAGAAAGCAGACATCGACCGAGCCGTACGTGCCGCGCGCGACGCCTTCGTCGGCGGTCCTTGGCCGTCGATGACGGCACGCGCCCGTGCGCGGGTTCTCAACAACATCGCCGACGCCGTCGAGGCACAGGGTGACCGGCTGGCCGCGCTGGAGACCTTCGACACCGGCCTGCCGATCACACAGGCGCTCGGACAGGCCAGGCGTGCCGCGGAAAACTTCCGGTTTTTCGCCGACCTGATCGTCGTACTGGACGAAAACGCCTATCGCGTGCCAGGTGCGCAGCTCAACTACGTCGTACGCAAACCGGTCGGCGTTGCCGGCCTGATCACGCCGTGGAACACGCCGTTCATGTTGGAGAGCTGGAAACTCGCGCCAGCGCTGGCCTCCGGTTGCACGGTCGTGTTGAAGCCGGCGGAGTTCACGCCGCTGTCGGCCAGCCTGTGGGGGAAGATCTTCGCCGACGCCGGCCTGCCGACCGGAGTTTTCAACCTGGTCAACGGCATCGGCGAGCAGGCCGGCCAGGCGCTGGTCGAGCATCCGGGCGTGCCGAGGATCTCCTTCACCGGGGAGACGACGACCGGCCAGGTCATCATGCGTACGGCGGCGGACAACCTCAAAGGCCTGTCGATGGAGCTCGGCGGCAAGTCGCCGGTCGTGGTCTTCGCCGACGCCGACCTCGACGCCGCCATCGACTCGTCGCTGTTCGGAGTTTTCTCGCTGAACGGCGAAAGGTGCACGGCCGGCTCACGGATCCTGGTCGAGCGCTCGATCTACGACGACTTCGTGTCGCGTTATGCCGCTCGCGCCGAGAAAATCGCGGTCGGCTCGCCGGCGGACAGGGCGACCGAGGTCGGCGCGCTCGTGCACCCGGAGCATTACGCGAAGGTGATGTCGTACGTGGAGATCGGCAAGACCGAGGCACGGCTGGTGGCCGGCGGATCGCGGCCGGCGCACCTGCCCGACGGCAACTACCTGTCGCCGACGGTTTTCGCTGACGTGCCGCCGACCGCGCGGATCTTCCAGGAGGAGATCTTCGGCCCGGTGGTGGCGATCACCCCGTTCGACACCGACGAGGAAGCGATTTCGCTGGCCAACGACGTGAAATACGGCCTGGCCGGCTATGTCTGGACCGAGAGCCTGCGCCGCGCACACCGCGTGTCGAGCTCGATCGACGCCGGCATGGTGTGGGTCAACTCGCACAACATCCGCGACCTGCGTACGCCTTTCGGCGGCGTGAAAGCCAGCGGCGTCGGCCATGAAGGCGGTCACCGCAGCATCGACTTCTACACGCACGAACAGATCATCCATCTGGCGACCGGTGACGTGCACACCCCGCGGTTTGGAGGAAAATGA
- a CDS encoding TetR/AcrR family transcriptional regulator: protein MRADARRNRALVLEAAEATFAEHGVAASMEQIARHAGVGVGTIYRHFPTKEALYEAIIVDRYERMAAEAADLLTAADAGEAFFAFFSRMVAESAGKKAFADSLGRHDLKTATADVGKRLLTAFQALLTRAQEAGAVRTDVQPAEVVAALTGLCMGAEQGSWDADLQARTLAITFAGLRT from the coding sequence TTGCGTGCTGATGCGCGGCGCAACCGCGCGCTGGTGCTCGAGGCCGCCGAGGCGACCTTCGCCGAGCACGGCGTGGCGGCGTCCATGGAGCAGATCGCTCGGCACGCCGGCGTCGGCGTCGGCACGATCTATCGGCACTTTCCGACCAAGGAGGCGTTGTACGAGGCGATCATCGTCGACCGTTATGAACGGATGGCCGCCGAAGCCGCCGACTTGTTGACGGCCGCCGACGCCGGCGAGGCGTTTTTCGCTTTCTTCTCGCGGATGGTGGCCGAGTCGGCGGGGAAGAAGGCTTTCGCCGACTCGCTCGGCCGGCACGATCTCAAGACCGCCACCGCTGATGTGGGGAAGCGGCTTTTGACGGCGTTTCAGGCTTTGCTGACGCGAGCGCAGGAAGCCGGCGCGGTGCGTACGGACGTGCAACCGGCCGAGGTCGTCGCCGCGCTGACCGGGCTGTGCATGGGCGCCGAGCAAGGCAGCTGGGACGCCGACCTGCAGGCCCGTACGCTCGCGATCACCTTCGCCGGACTGCGTACGTAG
- a CDS encoding sialidase family protein: protein MHRRLWPVIATFAGVVAVVGAATAFPAVLTAATPRCTSSVPFKKGDGGYDTFRIPAVVKARNGMLLAFAEGRHDSGGDSGNIDIVLRRSADGGCTWGPLQLVADQGPDTIGNPAPIVTSGGRIVLVSVRNGGSVTEAQIIRGQVSAVDTRRPFVQVSDDNGATWSPLREITAEAKKADWRWYATTPGHAIQLRSGRLVVAANHTTPPTPGTPDTGAEGKYNSGHDIFSDDLGQTWHIGYVDENPDGYVNVNETTATELPDGRVYFNTRNDATSPGHRADAYSADGGRTLVKPFRPNDTLVTPICEGSALQTSRRDLLLFSGPYDWTNKRAAMTIWSSRDSGVTFQAALTLTGLPAAYSDLVQLDQDNVGVLYETGDFSAYETVTFTRVPLSKLLK, encoded by the coding sequence ATGCATCGTAGGTTATGGCCGGTGATCGCCACCTTTGCCGGAGTTGTCGCCGTCGTCGGCGCGGCAACCGCTTTTCCGGCCGTACTCACAGCCGCAACGCCCCGGTGCACCTCCTCAGTGCCGTTCAAGAAGGGCGACGGCGGCTACGACACCTTCCGCATCCCGGCCGTGGTCAAGGCACGCAACGGGATGCTGCTGGCCTTCGCCGAAGGGCGACACGACTCCGGCGGCGACAGCGGCAACATCGACATCGTGCTGCGCCGGTCGGCCGACGGCGGTTGTACGTGGGGACCGCTGCAGCTGGTCGCCGACCAAGGCCCGGACACGATCGGCAACCCGGCGCCGATCGTCACCAGCGGCGGCCGGATCGTGCTGGTGTCGGTACGCAACGGCGGCTCGGTGACCGAGGCGCAGATCATCCGCGGCCAGGTCTCCGCGGTCGACACGCGGCGTCCGTTCGTGCAGGTCAGCGACGACAACGGCGCCACCTGGTCGCCGCTGCGCGAGATCACCGCCGAGGCGAAGAAGGCCGACTGGCGGTGGTATGCGACGACGCCGGGCCACGCGATCCAGCTCCGCAGCGGCCGGTTGGTCGTGGCCGCCAACCACACCACACCGCCGACACCCGGCACGCCGGACACCGGTGCCGAAGGCAAATACAACAGCGGCCACGACATCTTCAGCGACGACCTCGGCCAGACCTGGCACATCGGCTACGTCGACGAAAATCCCGACGGCTATGTCAATGTGAACGAGACGACCGCAACCGAGCTGCCGGACGGCCGCGTCTACTTCAACACGCGCAACGACGCGACCTCGCCGGGCCACCGCGCCGACGCGTACTCGGCCGACGGCGGCCGGACGCTGGTCAAGCCGTTCCGGCCGAACGACACGCTGGTCACGCCGATCTGCGAGGGCAGTGCGCTGCAGACCAGCCGGCGCGACCTGCTGCTGTTCTCCGGGCCGTACGACTGGACCAACAAGCGCGCGGCGATGACGATCTGGTCGAGCCGGGACTCCGGCGTCACCTTCCAGGCCGCGCTCACGCTGACCGGCCTGCCGGCGGCCTACTCCGACCTCGTCCAGCTCGACCAGGACAACGTCGGTGTCCTCTACGAGACCGGCGACTTCAGCGCGTACGAGACGGTCACCTTCACCCGCGTACCGCTGTCGAAACTCCTGAAATGA
- the hpaD gene encoding 3,4-dihydroxyphenylacetate 2,3-dioxygenase produces the protein MMNPPDVIRSAYAELVVTDLVAARWFYVDILGLVVTAETDDALYLRAYEEYTHHSLILRLGQTPALARLSYRVRSAAEVDVAEAYFRQLGVRVERVPAGTTLGIGEAVRIEDPLGFPIEFFYDCTHVERLTQRYDLQPANALSRLDHFNVLTPDVPAAEAYYRALGFGVSETIEDSDNLYAAWLFRKQTVHDIALTNGDGPRLHHLAFAAHERGNILHTCDLLGALHKEGLIERGPGRHGVSNAFYLYVRDLDKHRIEIYTTDYYTGDPDNPTVRWDVQDDRRRDFWGNAVVHSWYAEGTPVLDLDGKIRPQVAAAASEEKVRVGADGFSVSEGEGEGKLGNQV, from the coding sequence ATGATGAATCCGCCGGACGTCATCCGGTCCGCGTACGCCGAGCTGGTCGTCACCGACCTGGTCGCGGCTCGCTGGTTCTACGTCGACATCCTGGGCCTGGTCGTCACGGCCGAGACCGACGACGCGCTCTATCTGCGCGCGTACGAGGAATACACCCACCACAGCCTGATCCTGCGGCTCGGACAGACGCCGGCGCTGGCGCGTTTGTCCTACCGGGTAAGGAGTGCGGCCGAGGTCGACGTCGCCGAGGCGTACTTCCGCCAGCTCGGCGTCCGGGTCGAGCGCGTGCCGGCTGGCACGACCCTCGGCATCGGCGAGGCCGTACGCATCGAGGACCCGCTCGGGTTTCCGATCGAGTTTTTCTATGACTGCACGCATGTCGAGCGGCTGACGCAGCGCTATGACCTGCAGCCGGCCAACGCGCTGTCGCGGCTGGACCATTTCAACGTCCTCACGCCGGACGTGCCGGCGGCCGAGGCGTACTATCGCGCCCTTGGTTTCGGTGTCTCGGAAACCATCGAGGACAGCGACAACCTTTACGCCGCCTGGCTTTTCCGCAAGCAGACCGTGCACGACATCGCGCTCACCAACGGTGACGGCCCGCGGCTGCACCATCTCGCGTTTGCCGCGCACGAGCGGGGAAACATCCTGCACACCTGCGATCTGCTTGGTGCGCTGCACAAGGAGGGCCTGATCGAGCGCGGTCCCGGCCGGCACGGCGTCTCGAACGCGTTTTACCTGTACGTAAGGGATCTCGACAAGCACCGGATCGAGATCTACACGACGGATTACTACACCGGAGACCCCGACAATCCGACCGTACGGTGGGACGTACAGGACGACCGGCGGCGCGACTTCTGGGGAAACGCGGTCGTGCACTCCTGGTATGCCGAAGGCACGCCGGTGCTCGACCTGGACGGCAAGATCCGGCCGCAGGTCGCGGCGGCCGCCAGCGAGGAGAAGGTGCGCGTCGGCGCGGACGGTTTCAGCGTTTCCGAAGGCGAAGGCGAAGGAAAACTCGGCAACCAGGTCTGA
- a CDS encoding aldo/keto reductase, with translation MDFVRMGRSGLKVSPTCLGAMNFGPSWGFGVDEDAGRAVVDAYLDAGHNFIDTSGNYNGGQSEEIVGKAIAGRRDSVVLATKAFMPVGPGPNDRGLSRVHLTRALDASLRRLGTDYVDLYQCHFFDAETPIEETMATLDGFVRAGKVRYLGCSNFTAAQIVSAQWAAERIGGTGLVSLQPQYSLINRDIEADILDTCRAYGLGTMIWGPLAGGILAGKYRRGEPPAQDTRLAKMARNADPRARTWVDQQLSDRNLAIAEEVGKVAAEAGVPAAAVALAWVRSRPGVTSVIIGPRTVEQCEQNLAALETEVGADVLARLDEVSGPAPKPVTGSGLAA, from the coding sequence ATGGACTTCGTACGGATGGGCCGCTCCGGTCTCAAGGTGTCCCCGACCTGCCTCGGCGCGATGAACTTCGGCCCCTCGTGGGGCTTCGGTGTGGACGAGGACGCCGGTCGCGCAGTTGTCGACGCGTATCTGGACGCCGGCCACAACTTCATCGACACCTCCGGCAACTACAACGGCGGCCAGTCGGAGGAGATCGTCGGCAAGGCCATCGCCGGCCGCCGCGACTCGGTGGTGCTGGCGACCAAGGCATTCATGCCAGTCGGTCCCGGCCCCAACGACCGCGGCCTGTCGCGCGTACATCTGACGCGCGCGTTGGACGCAAGCCTGCGACGGCTCGGCACCGACTACGTCGATCTCTACCAGTGCCACTTCTTCGACGCGGAGACGCCGATCGAGGAGACCATGGCGACGCTGGACGGGTTCGTACGCGCCGGCAAGGTCCGCTATCTGGGCTGCTCCAACTTCACCGCCGCGCAGATCGTCTCGGCGCAGTGGGCCGCTGAGCGGATCGGTGGCACCGGTCTTGTCAGCCTGCAGCCGCAGTATTCGCTGATCAACCGCGACATCGAGGCGGACATCCTGGACACCTGCCGGGCGTACGGTCTCGGCACGATGATCTGGGGGCCGCTCGCCGGCGGCATTCTGGCCGGCAAATACCGCCGCGGCGAGCCGCCGGCGCAGGACACGCGGCTGGCGAAGATGGCGCGCAACGCCGACCCGCGCGCGCGTACGTGGGTCGACCAGCAGCTCAGCGACCGCAACCTGGCCATCGCCGAGGAGGTCGGCAAGGTCGCGGCCGAGGCCGGCGTCCCAGCGGCGGCGGTCGCTCTGGCCTGGGTCCGCAGCCGGCCAGGCGTCACGTCGGTGATCATCGGTCCGCGTACGGTCGAGCAGTGCGAGCAAAACCTCGCCGCGCTGGAGACCGAGGTCGGCGCCGACGTACTCGCACGGCTGGACGAGGTCTCCGGTCCGGCGCCGAAGCCGGTCACCGGCAGCGGTTTGGCCGCCTGA
- the dapA gene encoding 4-hydroxy-tetrahydrodipicolinate synthase, translating into MKFRSDPGQIRGSIAPVVTPFAADGSLDTDSLRRLIRWQLASGSHGISLGGSTGEPSAQTIAERATGIRVAAEEIGDAVPFVPGTGSAKLDETLELTGIARDAGADAVLIITPYYARPTQQALYEWYGTVAREYPDLPVIVYNVPSRTAVDIAPETVARLFKDFDNVVGIKETTKDFEHFSRVLYAAGPELLVWSGIELLSLPLLSLGGVGFVSAVANLAPAAVSRMYQAWVDGDLATARDLHYRLHPLVDLLFAETNPAPAKWVLEQRGLVSSGHVRPPLITPTEAGLAKIRQLLAAGEDLLSPIGDV; encoded by the coding sequence GTGAAGTTTCGCAGCGATCCCGGTCAGATCCGGGGTTCGATCGCGCCGGTGGTGACGCCGTTCGCCGCCGACGGTTCGTTGGACACCGACAGCCTGCGCCGGCTCATCCGCTGGCAGTTGGCCAGCGGCTCGCACGGCATCTCGCTCGGCGGCTCGACCGGTGAGCCGAGTGCGCAGACGATCGCCGAGCGCGCGACCGGGATCCGTGTCGCCGCCGAGGAAATCGGCGACGCGGTGCCGTTCGTGCCGGGCACCGGATCGGCCAAGCTGGACGAGACGCTTGAGCTGACCGGCATCGCACGCGACGCGGGCGCGGACGCCGTTTTGATCATCACGCCGTACTATGCGCGGCCGACGCAACAAGCGCTCTACGAGTGGTATGGCACCGTGGCGCGCGAATATCCGGACCTGCCGGTGATCGTCTACAACGTGCCGTCGCGTACGGCCGTCGACATCGCGCCGGAGACGGTCGCTCGGTTGTTCAAGGATTTCGACAACGTGGTCGGCATCAAGGAGACCACCAAGGATTTCGAGCATTTCTCCAGGGTTTTGTACGCCGCCGGTCCGGAACTGCTTGTCTGGTCCGGCATCGAGCTGTTGTCGTTGCCGCTGCTCAGCCTCGGTGGCGTCGGTTTCGTTTCGGCGGTGGCAAATCTGGCGCCAGCCGCGGTCTCGCGGATGTATCAGGCCTGGGTCGACGGCGACCTGGCGACCGCGCGCGACCTGCACTATCGCCTGCATCCGCTGGTGGATTTGCTGTTCGCCGAGACCAATCCGGCGCCGGCCAAATGGGTGCTGGAGCAGCGCGGACTGGTCAGCTCCGGGCACGTACGGCCGCCGCTGATCACGCCGACCGAGGCCGGGCTGGCGAAGATCAGGCAGCTGCTGGCCGCCGGCGAAGACCTGCTGAGTCCGATCGGGGATGTGTGA